TTAGTCATTACTAGCTCCTGGATAAAGCGAAGTATCGCCGTAGCTTTATGTGGCATTCTAGGATTTAACTCGAATGCTTGTTTTTGGGCACAACAAAACCGAGCAGTTGCCATTCAACCCCCAGCGTATAATCTTGCTCAAGGCATTGATATTTTTCGCAATGATGGTGAAGCTCCACCCCCACAATCTGGCGACATTGATATTTTCCGCAACGATGGAGGAAGTTCTCCACCTCCCCCCGCACCCTCTGCTCCTGGAGGTATTGATATTTTCAGGAATCCCGATGTGAATCAACCGAATTCACCAATTCCTCAACCGGAAATACCTAATACTCCTCAATCTCAAGTTGAAGAAGAGAGTTTAGACGGTATATGGCTATACAGCATGTATACCAGTCCATCAGTTGATTCTATGTTGCTTAGAACTCCCATCAGAATCACCCAAACTGCTGACGATCTCATAATCGAATTATGTGAAAACGATTGTGGTGATTTTGAAATATCTGAAAATTACTTTAAAGAAAAAGAATTACAACCCGAGTCATTGGTTATTGAAGATAATTTTTTCTATACTGAAACAACAGAAAGTATAGATAGTAGTCTTTTGTTGGGGGATATGAAATCAATTGACAGTGACAATCATCTTTATTTTGCTATAGAAAAGATTGCCTCCTTCACATCCCAAAATAAGAACACACAAAAAACATTGAATCAATTGACAGAAAGCACTTATTTAAATTATTCAACTGGAGAAACATCAAATGAACTAGATCGTAATTTTAAGATTGCATCTGCTTGTCCGAACATAAATGCATTGATAGGAAAAGGAAAAGAGTTTTACAAGAAAGTTTCACAAGAAACGATACAAAGAAATAGGGCAATGAAGGAGGTAGCGAAAGACCAAGAACGTGGAGGTCAAGAACTGGCGAGAAGAAAGATCGCATCTGACACCTATCACAGGAATTCAATAGAGGAATTTTCTAGATGGCTAAACGATCCATTTAAAAATCCCTTAAGAGATCCTCCTTTAAGACCTTTCAAGGAATCAATTAACAATGTAAAATATAACAAAACACTTTCTAATTGCTTAGTTAGACAATTGAGTAGATCTTCCAAATCTATAAACTTAAGACTTTTAGGTAGAGTAGGTTTAAGAGGAGCCAGATTAGGTTTAAGAGTATTAGGTCGCCTTGCTTTACCTTTACTATTGCTTGATTTAGCACTAACTGCTTATGAGTTCTGTGTTGCCAACCCTGAAACTTGTGAGCGCATAGGACAGAATATTGCACAGGGGTTAGAACGTTTTGGAAGTCTATTCAAAGGTTCCAGTTATGGAGATCCTCATTTGGTTACCTTTGATGGGTTCCGATATAGCTTCCAAACGGTGGGAGAATTTATCTTAGCCAAGTCTGTGGGGGGAGACTTTGAGGTGCAAACCCGTCAGGGAGCGATACCGGGACGAGATGTGTCACTGAATACGGGAGCAGCGATGAAGATAGGGCGCGATCGCATCGCATTTTATAGTAAATTCTTCCCAGACTCGGATACCAGTACCCCCCTGCGCGTCAACGGTAGACCCACCAGAATCTCCGGTAACTCCCTCTCCCTACCCGGTGGAGGCGCAATTTATAAACAGGGAGGTCGAAATTATCTCGTCAAATGGCCCTCTGGAGAAGAAGTCGCCATCCGCTTCATTCAAATGTCCGGTTCTGAATATATGAACGTCACTCCCCACGTTCTCAGTTCGCCTCCCGGTCAATTTACCGGACTATTAGGTAACCTCAATGGCAATCCTGGTGATGACTTACGAACCCGAAACGGCAACGTTCTTCCCTCCAAATCCAGTTACGGACAAGTGCGAGATGTGGTCACCCGAATCGTTCCCATTCCCGGCGCTATTCCCGTTCGTCGCATTGAAAATGCCGTCTTCAATCAACTCTATAAGAACTTTGGCAATAGCTGGCGCATTAGTCAAAGCGAATCCCTCTTTGATTATGCCCCCGGTCAAACCACAGAAACCTTTACCGATAAGAGCTTCCCCAAACGCTATAAAACCATGGATATGCTCTCTGCTCAACAAATCCGAGAAGCCGAACAAACCTGTTTAGAAGCAGGAGTCGAACCCGACTTATTGGAAGGCTGTATCTTCGATGTTGGCTTTACGGGCGACCGAAGCTTTGCCCAAGCTGCCGCCAGCGCCTTAAATATCATCGACCAACTCAATGATATTGTCCCCGGTGGCGTGCCTATTCCCAGACCGAGATTACCGATTCCCATTCCCGGTTTACCGTTTTAATCGCGACAGGTCTAACTCAGTTTTGATAGAGATTGAGTTAGCCATGATTATGTTTTAGCTAACTTTGAATTGTTTTAGTATTTAGGAATTCATCACATGGTTACCTCATCATCCCCTTTAGACAATTTACAGGACACCATTAAAAGATATTTGCCTGATGCTACTGAGGATCAGATCAAACGTTTTGCCCATCAAGTTCAGCGACTGCGAATGCTGCGAGATTTTTTCAGAGATTATCCTGAAGAACAAGAAGACTTTAAAGATAAGCTGGAACTTGCCCAAAAAGCCCTTAAATACAAAAAGCCTTACCGTATAGCTGTGATTGGCAAGGCAAGAACTGGGAAAAGCACAACGATTAACGCCATCTTAGGACGCGATTTAGTCCTGGCACAAATATCAGGCAAGCCCGCAACCGGAGCCGCTTTAGAAATTTTCTTTGACGCAGCTAATTCTCAAGATGAAACAGCCCAAGTTATTTACCGTGATGAAGTCAATATTCGTAGTTTGGTAGCAGATTTTGTCAGTCGCTATCAAGCATATAAACTTGACGCATCTACACTGACTGGCAATCTTGATGCAGGTGATGCCATAGCACTTGAAAAGTTACAGCCAGCCATTCAACTTCCCGATCAAGCAAACAGAGATTTTGAGGAGTTACGGCTGAGTTTGGCAGATATTGTTAGACAGTATGCCAATAATCTTGGAAAGGAATTGCGTAAGAATTTTTCTCTTGCCAACAGAAGAGACATTGAAGAATTGATGAATTTAATTAATGAAAATAGCGACATCAACAGCCCTGGTTCTTTGAATCGTCGAATCGGCTTAGTCAAGTCCGTTACCTATCACATTGTGCCAAGTGAGATCTCTGATGGAGTCGCCACACTACAATTGCCTAAGAATGTATGTTTAGTTGACTTACCAGGGCTTGATGGCACTCCCCTACACGATATTATTATCAGCGAAGGAATTAAAGAAGCTGATGCTGTAATTTTTATTCAAAGCCCAAACGGGATTCTCACTCGTGGCGATGGTTATCTGCTTGATAGATCGCGAAAGTATATTAGCTTTGAAGGAAATGAACGAGCTGGCGAGCGGATATTCCTAGTCCTCAATGCTAAAGATAGCATTATGACAGACAGCCGAGAGAAACAGAATATTCTACGGAGACAGATGGGCGAGTTGATGGAGTTGTTGGTTTCCAATTATGCGATAAATTTTCCAACTCGCGGGGGAGATCGTCCCTATTTTGAGACATCTTCTTGGATTGCGTACTACGTTCAAAAGAAACTTAAAGGAGAGATAGTTGAAGATACTAACACTTATGAAGCCGCCACCCTCAAACTAGGTGTTCGAGGAAAAAGCGATCGCGAAGTCCTAGAAGCCAGTCAAATTCCCAAGCTGGTAGAAGAATTGACTAAGTTTGCCCGCGAACATCGCATTGAGGGACAAATTCGCGACGGGAAATTGGCTTTAGATAGTATCATTCATACGCTGAGAATAAAATTCAAAAAAGATGCACAAATTCTCAACAAAGAAGATACATTATACCTGAAAGAAAAAGAAGAAGAGTTGCTGAATGAACGACAAGAATACCAGGAAAAATTAGTTAAAAATATCCGATATATTCAAGAACAACGCCTAGGAAGTTTAGGCAACGAACTACAACATATAGCCCAATCAATTTGCGATCGTACCGATCGAGCCATCAAAGAAAAAATGCCTAAACTGTGGAAAAAAAGTTTTTTCGGTTTACCCGATCCTCTCACTCACAAAAATATTGCCAAGCCCATTTACGAATATCCACTAAGTCAGGCTCAAATAGCTCTTTGGTCTGAACTTAATAATCAAGTGCCATTAATGGCAGATCACTTAATTCGAGTTTACACTGAGACTATGGACAACTCCCAGATCGCAGAAAAAATTTGCAATGGTTGCTACGGCTATGTAGAATTTTCTCGAGTCAAATCAACAATCAAAGAAACAATAGATGGAAAAATGGGTCATATTCTCCCTGAAATAGCAAGTCGTATTGCTATGACCCGAATGACCGATCCAGCTTGTTATTTTACCGCTGAAAGTGCTGATGGTCAACCTGACAAAAAGCAACTTTTTGCTAGTATTGCTCAAGTTCCACCTCAGGCCAATGTAAAGCTTGATGATTTCAGTCCATTTATTACAGAAATGCGGAAATTGTATGAATCTTTCGTGTCTCAATATTGCATCATTGGACTGTTGAATGTCTATCGATACGAAATGATTGAGATTGAGGTTTTATTATTGAACTACATCAAAGGCATTTTTCAGAAAATCCGCTATTCAGACGATTCAGTTTTGAAGGCAAAAATCAACGAAAGTCTTAGTGACGATCCTGAATGGAAACGCCTTGATATTATAAAACAAAAACTGGCTATCCTCGAAACGATCGAATCCTAATCAACTCAGCCCTTCCTAAAAGGGCACTCGCAAAGTTCATTTTTGACAATAGCTCACTCAGGAGACTTTATGAACGCTAACAACCCATTCTCGCAAGTATCAACCACTTTCAAAAACTTGTTGAATCGGCAAACTTCACCCACGGAACCAACTGATATACGCATAGGAATTTGGGGAGCCGCTGGTTCTGGAAAGACCACTTATTTGGCAATGCTTTACCGGGCGCTACTTCCATATCAAGGCTGGGTAGTTGATGCAGATCCTGAAAGTCTCAACTTTATCCTACAGCATATTGATACGATTGATGAAAAAGGCGAATTTCCAGATCCTACTGAAACAGCAGACAATATCCCGATTTTTACTTATACTCTCAAAGAGCAAGATGCTTCTGGCCCAACAGGATTTGAAGTAGTTCTTAATTTTCTGGATGCTCCGGGGGAGTTTTACGAAGATATAGATTCAACTTCAGCAGAAACAGTCAAGATATTTAAAGCGTCGAGTACAAGGAACAGTGGAGAGATTCAAGACGACGATCAAAATCAGGACGATCAAAATCAGATCGACTTAAATGGGATTGTAGAT
This region of Roseofilum reptotaenium CS-1145 genomic DNA includes:
- a CDS encoding dynamin family protein, whose product is MVTSSSPLDNLQDTIKRYLPDATEDQIKRFAHQVQRLRMLRDFFRDYPEEQEDFKDKLELAQKALKYKKPYRIAVIGKARTGKSTTINAILGRDLVLAQISGKPATGAALEIFFDAANSQDETAQVIYRDEVNIRSLVADFVSRYQAYKLDASTLTGNLDAGDAIALEKLQPAIQLPDQANRDFEELRLSLADIVRQYANNLGKELRKNFSLANRRDIEELMNLINENSDINSPGSLNRRIGLVKSVTYHIVPSEISDGVATLQLPKNVCLVDLPGLDGTPLHDIIISEGIKEADAVIFIQSPNGILTRGDGYLLDRSRKYISFEGNERAGERIFLVLNAKDSIMTDSREKQNILRRQMGELMELLVSNYAINFPTRGGDRPYFETSSWIAYYVQKKLKGEIVEDTNTYEAATLKLGVRGKSDREVLEASQIPKLVEELTKFAREHRIEGQIRDGKLALDSIIHTLRIKFKKDAQILNKEDTLYLKEKEEELLNERQEYQEKLVKNIRYIQEQRLGSLGNELQHIAQSICDRTDRAIKEKMPKLWKKSFFGLPDPLTHKNIAKPIYEYPLSQAQIALWSELNNQVPLMADHLIRVYTETMDNSQIAEKICNGCYGYVEFSRVKSTIKETIDGKMGHILPEIASRIAMTRMTDPACYFTAESADGQPDKKQLFASIAQVPPQANVKLDDFSPFITEMRKLYESFVSQYCIIGLLNVYRYEMIEIEVLLLNYIKGIFQKIRYSDDSVLKAKINESLSDDPEWKRLDIIKQKLAILETIES
- a CDS encoding VWD domain-containing protein — encoded protein: MKYLWVTLISLVLVITSSWIKRSIAVALCGILGFNSNACFWAQQNRAVAIQPPAYNLAQGIDIFRNDGEAPPPQSGDIDIFRNDGGSSPPPPAPSAPGGIDIFRNPDVNQPNSPIPQPEIPNTPQSQVEEESLDGIWLYSMYTSPSVDSMLLRTPIRITQTADDLIIELCENDCGDFEISENYFKEKELQPESLVIEDNFFYTETTESIDSSLLLGDMKSIDSDNHLYFAIEKIASFTSQNKNTQKTLNQLTESTYLNYSTGETSNELDRNFKIASACPNINALIGKGKEFYKKVSQETIQRNRAMKEVAKDQERGGQELARRKIASDTYHRNSIEEFSRWLNDPFKNPLRDPPLRPFKESINNVKYNKTLSNCLVRQLSRSSKSINLRLLGRVGLRGARLGLRVLGRLALPLLLLDLALTAYEFCVANPETCERIGQNIAQGLERFGSLFKGSSYGDPHLVTFDGFRYSFQTVGEFILAKSVGGDFEVQTRQGAIPGRDVSLNTGAAMKIGRDRIAFYSKFFPDSDTSTPLRVNGRPTRISGNSLSLPGGGAIYKQGGRNYLVKWPSGEEVAIRFIQMSGSEYMNVTPHVLSSPPGQFTGLLGNLNGNPGDDLRTRNGNVLPSKSSYGQVRDVVTRIVPIPGAIPVRRIENAVFNQLYKNFGNSWRISQSESLFDYAPGQTTETFTDKSFPKRYKTMDMLSAQQIREAEQTCLEAGVEPDLLEGCIFDVGFTGDRSFAQAAASALNIIDQLNDIVPGGVPIPRPRLPIPIPGLPF